Proteins from a single region of Macrotis lagotis isolate mMagLag1 chromosome 2, bilby.v1.9.chrom.fasta, whole genome shotgun sequence:
- the PFKFB2 gene encoding 6-phosphofructo-2-kinase/fructose-2,6-bisphosphatase 2 isoform X2 produces MSGNPVPTSEQNSHENKATNLRQSEKKCSWASYMTNSPTLIVMIGLPARGKTYVSKKLTRYLNWIGVPTKVFNLGVYRREAVKSYKSYDFFRHDNEEAMKIRKQCALVALEDVKAYFTDECGQIAVFDATNTTRERRDLILNFAKENAFKVFFVESVCDDPDVIAANILEVKVSSPDYPERNRENVMEDFLKRIECYKVTYRPLDPDHYDKDLSFIKVINVGQRFLVNRVQDYIQSKIVYYLMNIHIQPRTIYLCRHGESEFNLLGKIGGDSGLSSRGKQFAQALRKFLEEQEIVDLKVWTSQLKRTIQTAESLGVTYEQWKILNEIDAGVCEEMTYEEIEKQYPEEFALRDQEKYLYRYPGGESYQDLVQRLEPVIMELERQGNVLVISHQAVMRCLLAYFLDKSADELPYLRCPLHTIFKLTPVAYGCKVETIKLNVEAVNTHRDKPTAKVGLAM; encoded by the exons ATGTCTGGAAATCCGGTGCCAACCTCAGAGCAGAACAGTCATGAAAACAAGGCTACAAATCTTAGGCAATCAGAGAAGAAATGCT CATGGGCCTCCTATATGACAAATTCTCCAACACTTATTGTAATGATTGGCCTGCCAGCCCGGGGCAAGACCTATGTATCCAAAAAACTTACCCGATACCTCAACTGGATTGGGGTACCAACCAAAG tttttaATCTTGGAGTATATCGACGTGAAGCAGTCAAGTCATATAAATCCTATGACTTCTTCCGGCATGACAACGAAGAAGCCATGAAGATCCGAAA ACAATGTGCCCTGGTGGCCCTAGAAGATGTAAAGGCATATTTCACTGATGAATGTGGTCAGATTGCA GTATTTGATGCTACCAATACCACCCGGGAAAGAAGGGACCTGATCTTGAACTTTGCCAAGGAAAATGCCTTCAAG GTATTCTTTGTGGAATCTGTCTGTGATGATCCAGATGTGATTGCAGCCAACATTCTG GAAGTGAAGGTCTCAAGCCCAGACTACCCAGAGAGGAACAGGGAGAATGTGATGGAGGACTTCCTGAAGAGAATCGAGTGTTACAAAGTCACCTATCGGCCTCTTGACCCTGACCACTATGACAA GGATCTGTCTTTCATCAAGGTGATCAATGTGGGGCAGCGGTTCCTAGTGAACCGTGTACAGGACTACATCCAGAGCAAGATTGTATACTACCTCATGAACATTCACATCCAGCCCCGAACCATCTATCTTTGTCGCCATGGAGAGAGTGAGTTCAACCTATTGGGCAAGATTGGGGGTGACTCTGGACTCTCATCCCGAGGAAAACAG TTTGCTCAAGCACTTAGGAAGTTCCTGGAGGAACAGGAGATTGTAGACCTCAAAGTATGGACCAGCCAGCTAAAGAGAACCATCCAGACTGCAGAGTCCCTCGGGGTGACATATGAGCAGTGGAAGATCCTGAATGAGATTGATGCT GGTGTGTGTGAAGAGATGACCTATGAGGAGATTGAGAAGCAATATCCAGAAGAATTTGCCCTTCGGGATCAAGAGAAGTATCTGTATCGTTACCCTGGAGGGGAG TCATACCAGGACTTAGTACAGCGGCTGGAGCCGGTCATCATGGAGTTAGAGCGCCAGGGCAACGTCCTCGTCATCTCCCACCAGGCTGTCATGCGCTGCCTGCTGGCCTACTTCTTGGACAAGAGTGCAG ATGAGCTGCCATACTTGAGGTGCCCACTCCATACCATCTTCAAACTCACACCTGTGGCCTATG GATGCAAGGTGGAAACAATAAAGCTCAATGTGGAAGCTGTGAACACTCACCGAGACAAGCCTACT